The genomic interval tatatataaatataccttGTGAGTAGTTGGCATCTTTCTTGTTTGAGTCCATGTCAATGAATGATTACCTTGTTCATTTGATTGGTATATTGCCTGGTGTTCAGCCTGCAATGCCAACATCATCATTAATTCCTGAGTCCGTATAAAAGTATTAAATTTGGATGTCAAGACACCAGATGTGGACGATTCTTGATTCCATTTTCtgggaaaatagaaaaagaaaaatggattgtGTTGAACTTGGTGGCTTCTTCTGGATCTTACCTTGACAGCCTCTAGAAGCTTGGGGTTCTCATGGAGGTACTTGAGAATCCATGTCatggcggtggcggtggtgTCCTGGGCGGCGAAAAGCACTCCAATAATGTTATCGGCGATTTGTTCGTCTCTTAGAACCTCTCCCTTTTGGTCTTTAGAATTCAAGAGGCAGCCCAACAGATCCTTCTCTATTGACTTCTTTTCCTTCCTCTCGCCAATTATTCTACTCAGAATCTCGCTCAGCCTCTTCCTTGCCTTGAAATGGacacattttttgtttttgttttagtcAGTTGTGAggccatttatttatttatttattttttggttctttttacAAGGGAAAAGTGATCTAATGACCAAATGTTTAGCGTACCGATAATGCCTTTTTATATGGCGTTCCGGCGATGTTCGTGGGGAAAGAATTGTACCCTTTTTCTACTATTCCGTAATTCTGCTTCAGCTCTTCTCTATAGTGAGCCTCCAAATGGCCAAATATGGCAAGTATACCCACTTCAAACGAGAACTGCAACACATGTAAAGCTAAGAAACAGAGCCAAATTAACGACTCAATAGAACTAGTTTCCAACTGAATTAATCAACAAGCCAACCTTCTTCATCTCTTGGAAAGTGTTAATGACATGGCCGCCAGACCAGGAATTCAAGGCGGATACAGCAATGGCTTCGATATCAGAAACCAAGTTTCGAATGGCTTCCGGGGACAAGGAGCCTTGTATCAGCTTCCTCAGCCGAATATGGTAGTCGCCTTGGTGGAAAAACAGTCCAGAGGGCCCAACTAACCTCTCCTTGCTTTTCGGGAAAGTTGGCTTGAACAAGTGAGCTTGGGTCACTAGCACAAACCTGGCCGCCTCGGGGCTCGCCAGCATCACGCAAGAGCAGCCTAGAATATGGGTCTTGAAGATCTCGCCGTACCTGAAAACAGATCAAAATTCGGAGCCGGAGAATCAGACGATGGATGAAAGGGAAGacaaatttgagagagagaccGAAAGACCTAGCTAGTTTACCTTCTTTGTTTGGCAGCGAAGAAAAGATTGGGGTCTTGGGAGTAGAGTTGGAGAGTTTCTCCAATGTAAGGCCAGCCCATTGAGCCAGGGGGAAGCTTGAGAACTCTTCTGTGAGGAGCTGGGTCTGCCTTGTTTCTtctgaagaagatgaacaagagTAGACCAAGGAAGAAACTAACAAAACTACAAGCAATTAGAACAAGCTTCTCCGATACCGACATCGATATCGatctctccatcttcttctaCAAGTTTGTTCTCTGTAACAGATAAGAGGATTATATATGTGAGCAGATGCTGATGAGTTAAAAAGTCCAATccaggatatatatatatatagatatatatatatatatgtcagtAAGCTGCGGAGGTTTAGACACTGAGAGAGAAGGATGGAGGGGGTGGTTTATATAGAGGTGGAGGTCCGGATACAGACAAATGACCAAAcagaactatatatatatatatatatatatattatatataagaaaagaCGAATAGGAATCCAACCATTTTGTCCCAAGTTTAGATGCCTAGTTAAGATTCATAACAAATGCTCCCAACTTTAATTTATCATAGATAAGTTTCCCTTTTCCTACTGATCCAATCCATCCATCCCTTTTGCCtttaccaatttttttttttcttttttaatgggGTTTTCAGAAACAGTAAGTTTTCTACTTGATTTTACATTTCCAGCACTGCAGATTGAAGAACAATGTAGAGGggacataatataatatatatatatatatatgcgcgaCGGATACATGTTGACCATAAGTTTTCTACTTGATTTTACATTTCCAGCACTGAAGATTGAAGAACAATGTAGAGggaacataatataatatatatatatatatatgcgcgaCGGATGCATGTTGACCATAATTTGAATGCTAAATCTGTACAAATCACATCAATATGGAAATTAGAAGAGGAaggatttttctaggatttgCAATTAAGTTAAGAGTGATGTAATATCTAAGGTCAAACTTCATTAGGTAGTTAGGACTGATTGGCATGCATATATGTAGAAAGGCGTCACCGCCCCAATGGAATGGATATGGATTCGCTGCAAAGAAACAACTAGTTGTTTCCATTGACTCTGACCCCTGATCAAATTTCACAGAGAACATTTCTGCAACAAATTCAAGGGATAAGATTAGATTTGTATCTTCTTGAGTAGAGAACATCACTCTCTCTGCTGCTACAAATTCAAAGAATGGGATTGAAAAGAAACGCCCGAGCTGCAAGGCATGTGAACATTAAGACTGTGACAATCTTacacattatttttcttttcttttcttttaaactaCTTCCATACATGTACAAGTATTAGGGGTGGGCAACTGCTATACACTGCAACTGATAAATGATTGTGTAATGCAAATAaatgtttcttttgtttttgtttcgtTTGTTTTAATATTCTTGTGATACAAACAATTTTGTATAGATGGCTTTGCATAGTTATTAATGGAAATTTAGGGTTGTGTTACTAGACAACCCTTCGAATGATCAACCTTTGGGTTTGGAAAATTTCACCTAACATTCCATGCGAGCTTGACGTGCCACCAACATCTAGAGTCCATGCAGGGGAGAGTTTTCTCCTTCTTATCCTTCGGGCTTGTCATTCGAGGATTGTCGTGGCCCAGTCAATTTAGATACATAAAGTCATTGACTACATGTGCTTTTAAAGTTGGTGTGGGCTTATATCGAATATCAAACTTGCACACTCTATCATCCAAGATAACACCCTCCTTACCAAATCTAATTTTTCCAAGACTTTCTTCGGGGGTTCATTCATGGGGATCACAATGGTGTGGGCTTGGATATAGTGCCAAAGTTTCCAAACCATAATTAGTAGCACCAACATGAACTTTATAATATGGAATACCTAGACTCAACTCCTTGGAAGActttatatattgatataataaaCAAGCTTCTAGCTTTAACATTCTTCTTTAGTAAGTACTACTTTGAGGGCATGCTGACTAGTGGATAGGTACATGAAGAGTTTGACATCTTCTAGTTTCATTAGTGAAGGTGGGGATGTAGGTAGTGGTTCAACTCATCAATTGCTTATTGGCACTCCTCACTCCACTAGAAACTTCTTGCTTGCTTAGGAACTTGAGAAAACGACAAGCACTTGTTAGCGAACCTTGATATAAATCTATCGAGGGTGTTTATGTGGTTATTAAAACTATGTTGGATGTTTCTCAATTGAGGCATGTTCAACATTGCTCTTATCTTCATCAAGTTAGCTTTAAGGCCTCTATGGGTGATCATGTGGCCTAAGAATTTTCCTAAATTTACATTGAAGGCACACATCTTCAAGTTTAACTTGATCTCATATCATTAGAGGCTGCTAAAGGTCTCTTTGGTATCTCGAATCCAACCTTCATCTTTGATGCTTCAGGTGAAAAGGCCATTCACATACACCTCTTTATTCTTACCAATTTACAATTCGAAGATAGTGCTCACTAGACACTGGTATGTAACCCTATCATCCTTAGCCCCGAATGACTTGACCTTGTAGGAATATAGGCCTTAATTTGTGATGGTCATATTCTCTTCATGTAGGGCCGGCATCTTTACCTAGTTATACCCTAATTATGAATCCATAAACCTCATCAACTTTTTGCTCGTAGTTATATCGCCTAGTTGGTTAACcttgggaaaaagaaaaggatccTTTAGAGAAGCCTTGTTCAAATTTGTGAAATCAATACACAATCTTTAGTCTCCATTATCCTTCTTGACCATCACGATATTCGATACCCATCATAGAGAATGCACCTCTAGGATGAATTTGTTAATGTTAACTTGATGACTTCCTCTGCGATTGCTTTATGTTTGTCAAAGAGAATGTGTCTCTTCTAAACCACGAGCTTTACGTGGGGATCAAGATTCAACTAATGGACAATAATGTCAAGGGATGTTATTGGCATGTCGAATGCTTGTCACTCAAAAGCATTTGTATGTCTCCAAATAAGGCTAATGAGATCCTTATTTAGGTCTTCAAGCAAGGTCACCCCACTCCTAGTTGCCTTCTCTACTTATTCGTTGAATAATGGGACTAAGACAGGTTACACAATTAGCTCGTGAAGACAAGTAATATTCATTCGATACATTGATCCCCTTTTTGCTTACTCTTTCCTAGACTACAATCATGTGTCATGTTTTAATCTTTGGCTTGACTCTAACTTTGCCCTTTGTTGGAAACTTAACCTTCAGGTGAAAGGTTgaaatgttggaaatgtatgccctaaagacacgttttgtttaatttatggtaatgatgtttcttttattcagtttatggcacatatattaattgcatttaattgttggaaaggtgtccatgctattaagtaagtgattcatgtgatgggtcgttcttcacagttaggcatgaatcatggatacttaataagcaagaaaatataactcttgatcttttgatagaactgggcattctatcatgataagatcattgtgcaatagatcctaatggaggatggcttgccttagccagtaaacagtccgtttactctaattgtacaagcgcatttggaatgcgtagagtgaacctgtgatagaagctaatgacaaagtactaattatcatggagctagtctatcactgctactacgtggacgagtactctaatacttgagtattagttggtggtctagtgaacctagagttatattcttagattcattgtaggtgaggtctatcaaagatcaatatccttttgagttgggagtatggtttctaattagctaagacagactaatacaagatagtttctgtgattcacccccttgtgattgtccaagaataatcgaataatccagggccctgggaacgtgacttaagagtgtgtgcttctgggtagctcccagtgataagcaagtacattcgagtagtcacgaattattggactagtgatctaaggatggtagaagtcatttagaaaggtgttagtacattattcctttctaaatgatgggtgttacgcagaggggtattttcgtcattacactagtaggtcaaagacatggcatatgcaaaattattcgtggggtcagtgttaccatatggtgatagttggaacacttagaatgacaaaatatagctactaggtagcagggatattttggtcattttagtagccgtgaataatttgtctttcgGTCCCCGGGgcagctcgatgtaactcatgtattttttaatacatttggcttgttggatgaatcacattgagagagaattattttattcagaatggtccataattaattggactagaataaaataatagtatattagggtttttaattaattaattgggctaacccaattagaaaattaattaaatgatctaggcccattagggtttggcccactagggttttaaccctagggttctccctatatatatctctctttagttgttttttcatccaagtcgtttttcattcttcttcaccgaagagaggccacgagttcgagtcatactccggaagatcgaaagggtgcgtttgagtttctgatgcgacgaagccgaaggctagcaggacagccgtcgtctccacaacgcgaagaagctcccatcgctccattccgtccggtaatccgccgcaaaagtaagtctcctagattcttaacaatacgaggaacgttttttgattttaaaacgcttccgctgcatgctttgtttcctcgttcatgatccttcaagtggtatcagagccacggtTTTGTTGGTTTGAATCTAGGAGCATGCCTAGGATTAAAATCGGAAAAAGGGTGGTTCCTTTTACTGTTTAAATGCTGTTTTT from Diospyros lotus cultivar Yz01 chromosome 8, ASM1463336v1, whole genome shotgun sequence carries:
- the LOC127807198 gene encoding abscisic acid 8'-hydroxylase CYP707A1-like, giving the protein MERSISMSVSEKLVLIACSFVSFFLGLLLFIFFRRNKADPAPHRRVLKLPPGSMGWPYIGETLQLYSQDPNLFFAAKQRRYGEIFKTHILGCSCVMLASPEAARFVLVTQAHLFKPTFPKSKERLVGPSGLFFHQGDYHIRLRKLIQGSLSPEAIRNLVSDIEAIAVSALNSWSGGHVINTFQEMKKFSFEVGILAIFGHLEAHYREELKQNYGIVEKGYNSFPTNIAGTPYKKALSARKRLSEILSRIIGERKEKKSIEKDLLGCLLNSKDQKGEVLRDEQIADNIIGVLFAAQDTTATAMTWILKYLHENPKLLEAVKAEHQAIYQSNEQGNHSLTWTQTRKMPTTHKTILESLRMATIISFTFREAVADVEYKGYLIPKGWKVMPLFRNIHHDPKFFSNPQTFDPSRFEVAPKPYTFMPFGSGVHACPGNELAKLEMLIMTHHLVTKFRWELVGSQSGIQYGPFAMPLNGLPARFWRESAA